From one Cynocephalus volans isolate mCynVol1 chromosome X, mCynVol1.pri, whole genome shotgun sequence genomic stretch:
- the LOC134368652 gene encoding olfactory receptor 13H1-like → MDSDRIGGNTEPSSGNIMVLGLDVGLSPKFGGCRAGVDLWIDEMNYQEIGNHTKVTEFVLVGLSNHPTSQSVLFWALMFLYVLTLAGNSMIVFLVGVSSQLHTPMYFFLGNSSLLDLLFSTSALPLIMAHSLQNSPTISYSSCFAQLAIRAFLALAECFLLAIMAYDRFVAISNPLRYNLVMSSRVCTLMALVVWVTAFLLTVVPILLFPISFCGHNAVNHFSCEVQAIFKLLCSNTISLEVMMMVCAVISMPVPLTFILISYLCILRAVLRIHPTEARLKAFSTCGSHLVVVTIYFGTLIYISMRPQAKKSQDGDKIVSIFYAAVTPMLNPLIYTLRNKDVKAALRRVSCGAKSSCFKHTTLCPGWLGGEYPLMARTSAAQGFRTFDLQAFSGRPHVVELEAACVWVITDRGGDGCGENKH, encoded by the exons ATGGACTCTGATAGGATTGGGGGCAACACAGAACCGAGTTCTGGGAACATCATGGTGCTGGGCCTGGACGTTGGCTTGTCTCCTAAGTTCGGTGGCTGTAGGGCCGGCGTGGAT CTGTGGATAGACGAAATGAATTACCAGGAAATTGGAAACCACACCAAAGTGACCGAATTCGTTCTCGTGGGACTGTCCAACCACCCCACATCCCAGAGTGTTCTTTTCTGGGCACTAATGTTTCTCTACGTACTAACTTTGGCAGGAAACAGCATGATCGTTTTCCTGGTGGGAGTCAGTTCTCAGCTTCACACCCCAATGTATTTCTTCCTTGGTAACTCGTCTTTACTGGATCTCCTGTTCTCCACCAGTGCTTTACCCCTGATCATGGCGCACTCCCTGCAGAACTCTCCCACCATCTCCTACAGCTCCTGTTTTGCCCAGCTTGCCATCCGAGCCTTCTTGGCACTGGCTGAGTGTTTCCTTCTGGCCATTATGGCTTACGACCGATTCGTGGCTATCTCAAATCCACTCAGGTACAACTTGGTCATGTCTTCTCGAGTATGCACTTTAATGGCTTTGGTTGTGTGGGTGACAGCCTTCCTGCTCACTGTCGTGCCCATTCTGCTCTTCCCCATCAGTTTCTGTGGGCATAATGCAGTCAATCACTTCTCCTGTGAAGTCCAAGCCATCTTCAAATTGCTCTGTTCTAACACCATTTCCCTAGAGGTTATGATGATGGTATGTGCTGTCATTTCAATGCCAGTACCTTTAACTTTCATCCTTATCTCTTACCTTTGTATCCTCAGGGCTGTCTTAAGAATCCATCCAACTGAGGCTAGGCTTAAGGCCTTTTCCACATGTGGTTCTCACCTGGTCGTGGTCACCATCTACTTTGGGACACTAATATATATTTCTATGAGACCACAGGCCAAAAAGTCCCAAGATGGGGACAAAATTGTCTCTATATTTTATGCAGCAGTGACACCAATGCTAAATCCCCTCATCTACACCCTGAGAAATAAGGATGTAAAAGCTGCTCTCAGGAGAGTATCTTGTGGGGCCAAGTCCTCATGCTTCAAGCACACGACA TTGTGTCCTGGGTGGCTCGGCGGTGAATACCCACTCATGGCTCGCACGTCTGCTGCTCAAGGCTTCCGAACGTTTGATTTGCAAGCGTTTTCAGGTAGGCCACACGTAGTAGAGCTGGAAGCTGCTTGTGTCTGGGTCATCACGGACCGCGGGGGTGACGGTTGTGGAGAGAACAAGCACTGA
- the LOC134368653 gene encoding olfactory receptor 10Q1-like: MDTCWKNHTLGSEFIILGFGDLAQLQIPLFGLFLILHLVTLAGHMTIVLVTLTDSCLQTPMYFFLRNLSTIETGYVLFIVPNMLVNFLSGNQRMPFLGCALQMHLFVPLGGAECFLLAAMAYDRFVAVCHPLRYTLIITRALCLHMLSLACAGGFALSLTLTMLIFLWPFCQSREVDHFFCNIPAVLFLACADTRANEMAVFLVCTLVLMLPSVLILLSYGFIISAVLSIHSAEGRSKDFSTCAGHLLVSLLHYGCAIFIYIRPKSCYTLGQDKIVSLIYTNITPMLYPVIYSLRNKEVKGALRSLLRLKSSSR, translated from the coding sequence ATGGACACGTGCTGGAAAAACCACACCCTAGGCTCTGAGTTTATCATCTTGGGCTTTGGAGACCTGGCCCAGCTGCAAATCCCCCTTTTTGGACTCTTTCTAATCCTGCATCTTGTCACCCTAGCGGGGCACATGACTATTGTGCTCGTCACCCTCACGGACTCCTGTCTCCAGACccccatgtatttcttccttcgAAACCTGTCCACCATTGAAACTGGCTATGTACTGTTCATTGTCCCCAACATGCTGGTCAACTTCCTGTCCGGGAACCAGCGGATGCCCTTCCTGGGCTGTGCCCTGCAGATGCACCTCTTCGTCCCCCTGGGTGGGGCAGAGTGTTTCCTCCTGGCagccatggcctatgaccgcttcGTGGCCGTCTGCCACCCGCTGCGCTACACACTCATCATCACCAGGGCCCTGTGCCTGCACATGCTGTCTCTGGCATGTGCCGGTGGCTTTGCCCTCTCACTCACCCTCACCATGCTAATATTCCTCTGGCCCTTCTGCCAGTCCCGTGAGGTCGACCATTTCTTCTGCAACATCCCTGCGGTGCTTTTCCTGGCCTGCGCAGACACGCGAGCCAACGAGATGGCAGTCTTCCTCGTCTGCACGCTCGTCCTGATGCTCCCGTCCGTGCTCATCCTGCTGTCCTACGGATTCATTATTAGCGCCGTCCTCAGCATCCACTCTGCTGAGGGCAGGAGCAAAGACTTCTCCACCTGTGCTGGACACCTGCTAGTCTCTCTCCTGCACTATGGCTGTGCGATATTCATCTACATTCGCCCCAAGTCATGCTACACCCTGGGACAGGACAAAATCGTGTCCTTGATCTACACCAACATCACCCCCATGCTCTACCCTGtgatctacagcctgaggaacaaggaAGTCAAGGGAGCCCTCAGGAGCCTCCTGAGACTGAAGAGCAGCAGCAGGTGA